The proteins below are encoded in one region of Leishmania mexicana MHOM/GT/2001/U1103 complete genome, chromosome 27:
- a CDS encoding protein kinase-like protein encodes MTSRGEHIRLDKGALVKNHYEVVTSIGSGNFSKVYRVIDLQLPIKDQRRNPLAMKVIKKEYSSDAKYEKQMLIVLHEHDKNRSARVSKMYECFVWQECPVFIMPLHGPCLRSRRLGVNRGVVTYEKLLEFSYDLLETMAFVHFQCHMVHTDLKPENILIADRNVADNSMGDEWVVCDFGSASLWRMDKLDSDLISTRPYRAPEVLLGNKWHYAADVWSIGCILYEVAIGHRLFESRDDLTHLHMMDRRIGRLPEAFSKHSKYSSKYFNSRGDFLSTPDVIRFSKCRLTPIRDMFKDDRDFLHLLKGLLTYNPDERMTAPEALALPIFDRVRVARKERQRQADAAAEERQQCRHSPRAAVPGDSTSPRLTGCSGHNTLEHITADAKNGCSSHRHHHQNHTSAEASGNKMAGSRLEASTNAEVAPAPGPAEASPAAGSSSHFGSQASAGTPRDTAAMKATATTSATSATAEDTNSFAAPSVSAPSTTSLGKKRASKAAKVRGRAASVPVVKSGGRHHSRSLLWRTAVVTKEVPHQRPCVNSHHSTSTRSAALVSQLALHRLKASTLAPDHDAAPLSSKSGQRGSGRSGGRLSGRSMSPAGKNRRITPHQGTSSGSQHGCGSGATGGGGTQLNVSSPLKSPHQHLQLGPSAAKRPNRTPPRSSATACRLLETLSPAITRSPRMTVKASSVTGPSLGHSICLSDNISTPPKQAFRAGALRGSSAAGRSPRNPVTALGSRSHKNSAKEGEAGMAATPRLGPSVVSPKTLPLPAAATGTKTPRQQSLSSDGPLGYTSPLQRGVTAVGMGRQTESVVVRDSPDVGDKLLGVGSATKGRSKETAGDGAGGEADHGRTQAGSPLATSLAFVRDSDPDGAGGDNIDDGDSSLASPNVQLRDSIASPTNENCLNSLYNSDGSPRATDYRSPARCRPPVEASTGDTSGVSSPVMMSRSNARLSISSSEWRGLEAPPGSTLANVPVKRGQRTFAAAFGTPLPPSQHKPRSSQLSDGLYSPRELSPSARSPSSLMGPRSTTEGSVASPPAVLAVESDENSHELFSTVPLSRAQLSSANSCSGFFGGTRNAAPPSTVDSRPHMAPPSTCTTSAVGRSARGLPTARASVSATPASTPTAPTHVCQASSSASQFAMVTASVDRLKSAPRSDVSDVRGSASLPVTASRRAAKKPGPVPVAATSATAPACPPLEESTPVAPMNSMTISRLPATLARSHELSLSQEKERLANPDTIASPPLSAVLHPSPHLPYQPTHGLVRLSGSNSHALSETTTEEAGCTAASQPPGLHMPRRSLLLLDHPPTCSVSSPLPAIAAAAPAGVTPAFTLPNKAYGEGGRHGASAHNSGSSSVRVKSLSLKHHSTSPGPSPRPPPSSVRTNISFNAAAGAKCSGSATAPLTNVGTRGRLDSNFNMGGSNKSGSATPPYPAATSGSSVSTPLQAVSRSPRNAVVPGAENANSLRSSTDGVSAGAVRSPHRSAFPTMSPKTSAMYQRTGPPRGISPPLMTAGSSISAIGREVIPIVTVPLPVQPHYQPPSQTQAQQQPSTAVASTGAGPSKLPISIVPRHMRSAVVPTRSSIHRQPFGTSVASTIRPKASGSTAASVSLKANAAAISLPKQDYNTSFGTLNAVSLCGRTVNAPVHTIGADALTQPTASQPKHRRDARTLKRIIVPRPSTSSLSQASRAASSSPGAEDSGEQTRDTSDNSHISKQHDENVSSCSSASPIPLP; translated from the coding sequence ATGACGTCACGGGGGGAGCATATTCGACTCGATAAGGGGGCACTGGTGAAGAACCACTACGAGGTCGTCACTTCCATCGGCTCTGGCAACTTTTCGAAGGTGTACCGCGTCATTGACCTGCAGCTACCGATCAAAGATCAGCGACGCAATCCGCTGGCGATGAAGGTGATAAAGAAGGAgtacagcagcgacgccaagTACGAGAAGCAGATGCTGATTGTGCTGCACGAGCACGACAAGAAccgcagcgcgcgtgtgtcgaAGATGTACGAGTGCTTTGTTTGGCAGGAATGCCCCGTGTTCATTATGCCGTTGCACGGACCATGTCTGCGAAGTCGGCGCCTTGGCGTCAACCGCGGCGTCGTCACGTATGAGAAGCTGCTCGAGTTCAGCTACGACTTGCTGGAGACGATGGCCTTTGTGCACTTCCAGTGCCATATGGTGCACACCGACCTCAAGCCGGAGAACATCCTCATCGCCGACAGAAACGTCGCCGACAATTCGATGGGTGACGAGTGGGTTGTCTGCGACTTTGGGAGTGCGTCACTCTGGCGTATGGACAAGCTAGACTCTGACCTCATCTCCACGCGTCCATACCGTGCACCGGAGGTGTTGCTGGGCAACAAGTGGCACTACGCGGCGGACGTGTGGAGTATAGGCTGCATCCTCTACGAGGTGGCCATCGGCCACCGCCTGTTCGAAAGCCGCGACGACCTGACTCACCTGCACATGATGGACCGCCGCATTGGGCGCCTGCCGGAGGCCTTCTCCAAACACTCCAAGTACTCGAGCAAGTACTTTAACTCGCGCGGCGACTTCCTGTCCACCCCGGACGTTATTCGATTTTCGAAGTGCCGACTGACGCCAATACGCGACATGTTTAAAGATGACCGTGACTTTCTTCACTTGCTGAAGGGGCTCCTCACATACAACCCAGATGAGCGCATGACAGCACCCGAGGCACTGGCTTTGCCCATCTTCGATAGAGTCCGCGTCGCTCGCAaggagcgacagcgacaggCAGACGCAGCTGCCGAGGAACGTCAACAGTGCCGCCACTCACCCAGAGCTGCGGTTCCTGGAGACAGCACGAGCCCGCGGCTTactggctgcagcggccacAACACGCTCGAGCACATCACCGCCGACGCGAAGAACGGCTGCTCCTCGCACAGGCACCATCACCAAAATCACACAAGCGCTGAAGCGAGTGGCAACAAGATGGCGGGTAGCCGCTTAGAGGCCTCCACAAATGCGGAGGTCGCCCCCGCTCCAGGGCCAGCAGAGGCGTCACCAGCCGCTGGCTCCTCGTCACACTTTGGCAGCCAGGCGTCCGCTGGCACTCCCAGGGACACCGCAGCCATGAAGGCTACCGCCACCACTTCAGCGACTTCGGCAACAGCCGAGGATACGAACAGCTTCGCTGCGCCTAGTgtctctgcgccgtccacgacGTCGCTGGGTAAAAAGCGGGCTTCCAAGGCTGCCAAAGTTCGCGGGCGGGCGGCCAGCGTGCCGGTAGTGAAAAGTGGTGGCAGGCATCACAGCAGGAGTCTGTTGTGGAgaacggcggtggtgaccaAGGAGGTGCCGCACCAACGCCCGTGCGTGAATAGCCACCACTCCACCTCCACACggagcgcggcgctcgtgTCGCAGCTTGCTCTCCACCGCCTCAAGGCGTCGACCCTAGCTCCTGACCatgacgcagcgccgctctcgtCGAAGAgcgggcagcgcggcagcgggcgaTCAGGTGGGAGGCTCTCGGGTCGCTCCATGTCTCCGGCTGGCAAGAACCGCAGGATAACGCCACACCAGGGAACCAGCTCCGGTTCACAGCACGgctgtggcagcggtgcaacgggcggtggcggtacccAACTAAATGTGTCGAGTCCGCTGAAGAGCCCCCATCAGCATCTTCAGCTCGGCCCCAGTGCTGCCAAGAGACCAAATCGCACACCGCCACGCTCGTCAGCCACGGCATGCCGCCTGCTGGAGACTCTCTCTCCGGCCATCACGCGATCACCGAGGATGACGGTGAAGGCTTCATCGGTGACTGGGCCGTCTCTGGGTCACAGCATCTGCCTCTCAGACAACATCTCCACGCCACCGAAGCAGGCGTTTCGTGCCGGAGCGCTGCGGGGCAGTTCCGCGGCTGGCCGTTCTCCTCGCAACCCTGTCACGGCGCTTGGCTCCAGGTCGCACAAGAATTCCGCCAAGGAGGGTGAGGCAGGTATGGCGGCCACCCCGCGGCTCGGGCCGTCTGTGGTGTCGCCGAAAACACTCCCTctgccggcagcggcgacagggACAAAGACTCCTCGCCAGCAGTCATTGTCTTCCGACGGGCCTCTAGGTTATACGTCGCCCCTCCAGCGCGGCGTCACGGCGGTGGGCATGGGCAGGCAAACAGAGTCGGTGGTTGTGCGAGACAGCCCGGATGTGGGTGACAagctcctcggtgtcggcagcgcAACGAAAGGTCGCAGTAAAGAGACcgctggcgacggtgctggcggcgaggCCGACCACGGCCGCACGCAGGCGGGATCACCGCTGGCGACTTCGCTGGCCTTTGTGAGGGATAGCGATCCCGACGGGGCCGGCGGCGACAATATAGATGACGGCGACTCTTCGCTTGCGTCACCGAACGTGCAGCTCCGGGACTCCATTGCGTCGCCGACGAACGAGAACTGCCTCAACAGCTTGTACAACTCAGATGGTAGTCCCCGCGCCACTGACTACCGCAGCcccgcgcgctgccgcccgcctGTGGAGGCATCGACAGGTGACACGTCTGGGGTATCGTCACCTGTCATGATGAGCCGGTCAAATGCGCGGTTGAGCATTTCAAGCAGCGAGTGGCGAGGTTTGGAGGCGCCACCGGGGTCGACCCTCGCTAATGTGCCGGTGAAGAGAGGGCAGCGAACCTTCGCCGCTGCTTTCGggacaccgctgccgccgtcccAGCACAAACCCCGGTCATCGCAGCTGAGCGACGGGCTATACAGTCCGCGCGAGCTTTCGCCTTCTGCGCGGTCGCCGTCGTCTCTCATGGGCCCACGATCCACCACAGAGGGCTCTGTCGCGTCCCCGCCTGCTGTGCTAGCTGTCGAATCAGATGAGAATTCCCATGAACTGTTCAGCACcgtccccctctcgcgcgcgcagctgaGCAGCGCGAACAGTTGCAGCGGCTTCTTCGGTGGCACGCGcaacgctgcgccgccgtccacgGTGGATTCGCGGCCTCACATGGCGCCTCCATCAACATGCACCACATCTGCTGTCGGCAGATCAGCACGTGGGTTACCGACGGCAAGAGCCTCAGTGTCAGCGACGCCAGCGTCGACGCCGACCGCACCAACGCATGTGTGTCAGGCGTCCTCCTCAGCGAGCCAATTCGCCATGGTGACGGCGTCGGTGGACCGGCTCAAGTCGGCACCGCGGTCCGACGTCTCTGACGTGCGGGGCTCCGCATCACTACCTGTGACAGCgtcgcggcgcgccgcgaaAAAGCCAGGGCCGGTACCAGTAGCGGCAACGTCCGCGACAGCACCGGCGTGCCCACCACTTGAAGAATCGACCCCTGTGGCCCCCATGAACTCCATGACGATATCGCGCCTGCCTGCCACTCTTGCTCGCTCCCACGAGCTGTCACTTTCCCAGGAGAAAGAGCGCCTTGCAAATCCCGACACGATCGCGAGTCCGCCACTGTCGGCGGTGCTCCATCCGTCACCGCATCTCCCCTACCAGCCGACGCACGGCcttgtgcgcctctccggcagcaacagccacGCTCTATCGGAGACGACGACAGAGGAGGCGGGTTGCACAGCTGCATCGCAGCCGCCGGGCCTGCACATGCCACGGaggtcgctgctgctgttggaCCACCCACCTACTTGTAGTGtgtcatcgccgctgccggctattgccgccgctgcaccagcaGGAGTAACGCCTGCTTTCACACTGCCTAATAAGGCTTACGGGGAAGGCGGACGGCACGGGGCTTCGGCtcacaacagcggcagcagcagcgtcaggGTGAAGTCGCTGAGCTTGAAGCACCACAGCACATCGCCTGGCCCGTCGCCGCGACCCCCGCCCTCGTCGGTGAGAACCAACATCTCTTTCAATGCGGCTGCGGGAGCGAAGTGTTCCGGTTCGGCCACCGCTCCCCTCACAAACGTCGGCACCAGAGGTCGTCTGGACAGCAACTTCAACATGGGCGGGTCCAACAAGTCAGGTTCCGCCACGCCGCCTTACCCGGCTGCCACCTCGGGCTCATCTGTGAGCACCCCTTTGCAGGCTGTGTCGCGGTCGCCGCGCAATGCAGTTGTACCAGGGGCAGAAAACGCCAACTCGCTGCGCTCGTCGACGGATGGTGTGAGTGCAGGGGCTGTGCGCAGCCCGCATAGAAGCGCCTTTCCGACTATGTCGCCAAAGACATCAGCGATGTATCAGCGCACCGGCCCTCCCCGTGGCATTTCACCACCGCTGATGACCGCCGGCTCGTCCATCAGCGCGATCGGCAGGGAGGTAATACCGATTgtgacggtgccgctgccggtgcaacCGCACTaccagccgccttcgcagacacaggcgcagcagcagccatcgacagcggtggcgagcACTGGTGCAGGCCCGAGCAAGTTGCCCATCTCTATAGTACCGCGACACATGCGGTCGGCAGTAGTGCCAACGCGCAGCTCAATACATCGGCAGCCGTTTGGCACGTCTGTAGCGTCCACTATCCGTCCGAAGGCTTCAGGCTCGACTGCGGCATCAGTCAGCCTCAAAGCGAACGCGGCTGCCATCTCCTTGCCGAAGCAGGACTATAACACGAGCTTTGGTACCTTGAACGCGGTCAGCTTGTGCGGCAGAACGGTCAACGCACCTGTGCATACAATTGGCGCGGATGCCTTGACTCAGCCTACAGCTTCGCAGCCCAagcaccgccgcgacgcCCGCACTCTGAAGCGTATTATTGTTCCTCGACCCTCGAcatcctccctctcccaaGCCAGCCgtgcggcgtcgtcgtcgccgggTGCCGAGGACAGCGGCGAGCAGACCCGCGACACCTCCGATAACTCCCATATTTCGAAGCAGCACGACGAGAACGTGTCGTCGTGCTCTTCTGCGTCGCCCATACCGCTACCCTAG
- a CDS encoding glycosomal phosphoenolpyruvate carboxykinase,putative, translating into MAPIIHRNLTAPELVQWALKLEKDSKLSARGALCVLSYAKTGRSPRDKRVVDTDDVRENVDWGSVNVKLSEESFAKVKKRAMDFLNSRDHLFIVDCFAGHDERYRLKVRVITARPYHALFMHNMLIRPTQQELENFGEPQYTIYNAGEHSADPSVPGVTSTTSVSLNFKTGEEVILGTEYAGEMKKGILTVMFELMPRQGHLCMHASANVGKRGDVTVFFGLSGTGKTTLSADPKRMLIGDDEHVWTDRGVFNIEGGCYAKAIGLNPKTEEEIYNAVRFGSVAENCTLEKLKHEIDFNDESISKNTRVAYPLEHIPGALTHAVAGHPSNVIFLTNDAFGVMPPVARLTPEQAMFWFIMGYTANVPGVEVGSTPVAKPIFSSCFAGPFLVRHATFYGEQLAKKMTEHNARVWLLNTGYAGGRADRGAKRMPLKVTRAVIDAIHNGSLDKEEYGVYPGWGLQIPKRCARVPEQLLDPRKAWKDVKAFNKTTEELVLMFQASFQKRFAAKASEALKSAVPKYVETAHL; encoded by the coding sequence ATGGCCCCGATCATCCACCGCAACCTCACCGCCCCCGAGCTGGTGCAGTGGGCGCTGAAGCTCGAGAAGGACTCGAAGCtgagcgcgcgcggcgcgctgTGCGTGCTATCATACGCGAAGACTGGCCGCTCGCCGAGAGACAAGCGTGTGGTGGACACGGATGACGTGCGCGAGAACGTGGACTGGGGCAGTGTCAACGTGAAGCTGAGCGAGGAGTCGTTTGCAAAGGTGAAGAAGCGCGCGATGGACTTCCTGAATTCACGCGACCACCTGTTCATCGTGGACTGCTTCGCCGGGCACGACGAGCGCTATCGCCTGAAGGTGCGTGTGATCACGGCGCGGCCGTATCACGCGCTGTTCATGCACAACATGCTGATCCGCCCGACacagcaggagctggagaactTTGGCGAGCCGCAGTACACGATCTACAACGCCGGCGAGCACTCGGCAGACCCGTCGGTGCCCGGGGTCACGTCGACGACGTCTGTGTCGCTAAACTTCAAGacgggcgaggaggtgatCCTCGGCACGGAGTACGCTGGCGAGATGAAGAAGGGCATACTGACGGTGATGTTCGAGCTGATGCCGCGCCAGGGCCACCTGTGCATGCACGCGTCCGCGAACGTCGGCAAGAGGGGCGACGTGACTGTGTTCTTCGGGCTGAGCGGGACGGGCAAGACGACGCTGTCCGCGGACCCGAAACGGATGCTGatcggcgacgacgagcacGTGTGGACGGACCGCGGCGTGTTCAACATTGAGGGCGGCTGCTACGCGAAGGCGATCGGGCTGAACCcgaagacggaggaggagatctACAACGCTGTGAGGTTCGGCTCCGTGGCGGAGAACTGCACCCTGGAGAAGCTGAAGCACGAGATCGACTTCAACGACGAGTCCATCTCCAAGAACACGCGCGTTGCGTACCCGCTGGAGCACATCCCCGGCGCGCTGACGCACGCGGTTGCCGGGCACCCGAGCAACGTGATCTTCCTGACGAACGACGCGTTTGGCGTGATGCCGCCGGTTGCGCGGCTGACGCCGGAGCAGGCGATGTTCTGGTTCATCATGGGGTACACGGCGAACGTGCCCGGCGTGGAGGTGGGCAGCACGCCGGTGGCGAAGCCGATCTTCTCGTCGTGTTTCGCCGGCCCGTTCCTTGTGCGGCACGCGACATTCTAtggcgagcagctggcgaAGAAGATGACGGAGCACAACGCCCGCGTATGGCTGCTGAACACCGGCTACGCTGGCGGGCGCGCGGACCGCGGCGCGAAGCGGATGCCGCTGAAGGTGACGCGTGCCGTGATCGACGCGATTCACAACGGCAGCCTGGACAAGGAGGAGTACGGCGTGTACCCGGGCTGGGGCCTGCAGATCCCGaagaggtgcgcgcgcgtgccggagcagctgctggaccCGCGCAAGGCGTGGAAGGATGTAAAGGCGTTCAACAAGACGACCGAGGAGCTGGTCTTGATGTTCCAGGCAAGCTTCCAGAAGCGGTTTGCGGCGAAGGCGAGCGAGGCGCTGAAGTCTGCTGTGCCGAAGTACGTGGAGACGGCTCATCTGTAG
- a CDS encoding glycosomal phosphoenolpyruvate carboxykinase,putative, translating to MAPIIHRNLTAPELVQWALKLEKDSKLSARGALCVLSYAKTGRSPRDKRVVDTDDVRENVDWGSVNVKLSEESFAKVKKRAMDFLNSRDHLFIVDCFAGHDERYRLKVRAITARPYHALFMHNMLIRPTQQELENFGEPQYTIYNAGEHSADPSVPGVTSTTSVSLNFKTGEEVILGTEYAGEMKKGILTVMFELMPRQGHLCMHASANVGKRGDVTVFFGLSGTGKTTLSADPKRMLIGDDEHVWTDRGVFNIEGGCYAKAIGLNPKTEEEIYNAVRFGSVAENCTLEKLKHEIDFNDESISKNTRVAYPLEHIPGALTHAVAGHPSNVIFLTNDAFGVMPPVARLTPEQAMFWFIMGYTANVPGVEVGSTPVAKPIFSSCFAGPFLVRHATFYGEQLAKKMTEHNARVWLLNTGYAGGRADRGAKRMPLKVTRAVIDAIHNGSLDKEEYGVYPGWGLQIPKRCARVPEQLLDPRKAWKDVKAFNKTTEELVLMFQASFQKRFAAKASEALKSAVPKYVETAHL from the coding sequence ATGGCCCCGATCATCCACCGCAACCTCACCGCCCCCGAGCTGGTGCAGTGGGCGCTGAAGCTCGAGAAGGACTCGAAGCtgagcgcgcgcggcgcgctgTGCGTGCTATCATACGCGAAGACTGGCCGCTCGCCGAGAGACAAGCGTGTGGTGGACACGGATGACGTGCGCGAGAACGTGGACTGGGGCAGTGTCAACGTGAAGCTGAGCGAGGAGTCGTTTGCAAAGGTGAAGAAGCGTGCGATGGACTTCCTGAATTCACGCGACCACCTGTTCATCGTGGACTGCTTCGCCGGGCACGACGAGCGCTATCGCCTGAAGGTGCGTGCGATCACGGCGCGGCCGTATCACGCGCTGTTCATGCACAACATGCTGATCCGCCCGACacagcaggagctggagaactTTGGCGAGCCGCAGTACACGATCTACAACGCCGGCGAGCACTCGGCAGACCCGTCGGTGCCCGGGGTCACGTCGACGACGTCTGTGTCGCTAAACTTCAAGacgggcgaggaggtgatCCTCGGCACGGAGTACGCTGGCGAGATGAAGAAGGGCATACTGACGGTGATGTTCGAGCTGATGCCGCGCCAGGGCCACCTGTGCATGCACGCGTCCGCGAACGTCGGCAAGAGGGGCGACGTGACTGTGTTCTTCGGGCTGAGCGGGACGGGCAAGACGACGCTGTCCGCGGACCCGAAACGGATGCTGatcggcgacgacgagcacGTGTGGACGGACCGCGGCGTGTTCAACATCGAGGGCGGCTGCTACGCGAAGGCGATCGGGCTGAACCcgaagacggaggaggagatctACAACGCTGTGAGGTTCGGCTCCGTGGCGGAGAACTGCACCCTGGAGAAGCTGAAGCACGAGATCGACTTCAACGACGAGTCCATCTCCAAGAACACGCGCGTTGCGTACCCGCTGGAGCACATCCCCGGCGCGCTGACGCACGCGGTTGCCGGGCACCCGAGCAACGTGATCTTCCTGACGAACGACGCGTTTGGCGTGATGCCGCCGGTTGCGCGGCTGACGCCGGAGCAGGCGATGTTCTGGTTCATCATGGGGTACACGGCGAACGTGCCCGGCGTGGAGGTGGGCAGCACGCCGGTGGCGAAGCCGATCTTCTCGTCGTGTTTCGCCGGCCCGTTCCTTGTGCGGCACGCGACATTCTAtggcgagcagctggcgaAGAAGATGACGGAGCACAACGCCCGCGTATGGCTGCTGAACACCGGCTACGCTGGCGGGCGCGCGGACCGCGGCGCGAAGCGGATGCCGCTGAAGGTGACGCGTGCCGTGATCGACGCGATTCACAACGGCAGCCTGGACAAGGAGGAGTACGGCGTGTACCCGGGCTGGGGCCTGCAGATCCCGaagaggtgcgcgcgcgtgccggagcagctgctggaccCGCGCAAGGCGTGGAAGGATGTAAAGGCGTTCAACAAGACGACCGAGGAGCTGGTCTTGATGTTCCAGGCAAGCTTCCAGAAGCGGTTTGCGGCGAAGGCGAGCGAGGCGCTGAAGTCTGCTGTGCCGAAGTACGTGGAGACGGCTCATCTGTAG